The Streptomyces sp. NBC_00224 genome has a window encoding:
- a CDS encoding O-methyltransferase produces the protein MCGFPGAADTVTRARQLRGQERAITANRQTSWAFADAFVAEDDALRWARERSREAGLPSVSPGTGAALRLLAATADAKAVAEIGTGTGVSGIYLLQGLRPDGVLTTVDPEADRQQFAKQAFRAAGFAGNRARFIPGRALDVLPRLADGGYDLVFCDGDRTESLDYLAESLRLLRPGGIVCFEGVFADGRTVDSGVQPAEVLRLRDLLRTVRESQELVGSLLPVGDGLLCAVKRA, from the coding sequence ATCTGCGGGTTCCCGGGTGCAGCGGATACAGTCACCCGTGCGCGCCAACTACGGGGACAGGAGAGGGCCATTACCGCCAACCGGCAGACGAGCTGGGCGTTCGCCGACGCCTTTGTCGCCGAGGACGACGCGCTGCGCTGGGCCCGCGAGCGGTCCCGGGAGGCAGGGCTGCCTTCGGTGTCCCCGGGAACCGGCGCCGCGCTGCGCCTGCTCGCTGCCACCGCCGACGCGAAGGCGGTCGCCGAGATCGGCACCGGAACCGGCGTCTCCGGGATCTATCTGCTGCAGGGCCTGCGGCCGGACGGCGTGCTGACCACCGTCGACCCCGAGGCGGACCGCCAGCAGTTCGCCAAGCAGGCGTTCCGCGCGGCGGGCTTCGCCGGGAACCGGGCGCGCTTCATCCCCGGGCGCGCCCTGGACGTACTGCCGCGGCTGGCCGACGGCGGATACGACCTGGTGTTCTGCGACGGCGACCGGACGGAGTCCCTGGACTACCTCGCTGAATCGTTGCGCCTGCTGCGGCCCGGCGGAATCGTCTGCTTCGAGGGGGTCTTCGCCGACGGCCGTACGGTCGACTCCGGCGTCCAGCCCGCCGAGGTGCTGCGGCTGCGCGACCTGCTGCGGACCGTACGCGAGAGCCAGGAGCTCGTCGGGTCGCTGCTGCCGGTGGGCGACGGGCTGCTCTGCGCCGTGAAGCGGGCGTAA
- a CDS encoding DUF3117 domain-containing protein, whose amino-acid sequence MAAMKPRTGDGPLEVTKEGRGIVMRVPLEGGGRLVVELTPDEAEALGDALKKVVG is encoded by the coding sequence ATGGCGGCCATGAAGCCGCGGACGGGCGACGGCCCGCTCGAGGTGACCAAGGAGGGGCGGGGCATCGTCATGCGCGTTCCGCTCGAAGGCGGTGGACGGCTTGTGGTCGAGCTGACCCCGGACGAGGCCGAGGCGCTCGGTGACGCTCTTAAGAAGGTCGTCGGCTGA
- a CDS encoding GNAT family N-acetyltransferase, whose product MEFTTGGRLIVRITPEDQGKRVSVRHLARSGERGEKFTDTVGVLTSWDAGMLSIVRRNGQTVHVPEREMVAGKVIPAEPARRRGPAATFRELALVSARAWQPVESEALGEWTLRAAGGFTRRANSVLPLGDPGIPLADALAHAHAWYTARELPTYVQTSTGAEGTQEGLCVDLEKFGWIREVSAQLRIAALAPIGDLDADVSQVELSRSVGSAWLGRYQRTGTPGPHVLKVLESGPSTWFATVAGDGGGAPAAIGRCVVDGRWAGFMAVEVDPAHRRRGLATAVMTALARQALSEGASAAWLQVEAENEGARALYDAQGFATHHTYHHFRHKP is encoded by the coding sequence GTGGAGTTCACCACCGGCGGACGGTTGATCGTCAGAATCACGCCTGAAGATCAGGGCAAACGCGTATCAGTCAGACACCTGGCCAGGTCCGGGGAGCGGGGCGAGAAGTTCACCGACACGGTCGGTGTTCTCACATCGTGGGATGCCGGGATGCTCTCGATCGTACGCAGGAACGGGCAGACGGTCCACGTCCCGGAGCGGGAGATGGTCGCGGGCAAGGTCATCCCGGCCGAACCCGCCCGACGCCGCGGCCCGGCCGCCACCTTCCGGGAGTTGGCGCTGGTCAGCGCGCGTGCGTGGCAGCCCGTGGAGAGCGAGGCGCTGGGCGAGTGGACGCTGCGGGCGGCCGGCGGATTCACTCGCCGAGCCAATTCGGTGCTGCCGCTCGGCGACCCCGGGATACCGCTCGCGGACGCCCTCGCGCACGCGCACGCCTGGTACACGGCCCGCGAGCTTCCCACGTACGTACAAACGTCCACCGGCGCCGAGGGGACCCAGGAGGGCCTCTGTGTCGATCTTGAAAAGTTTGGGTGGATTCGCGAGGTAAGCGCCCAACTGCGGATCGCCGCACTTGCCCCGATCGGGGACCTCGACGCGGACGTCTCACAGGTCGAGCTGTCCCGGTCTGTCGGTTCCGCCTGGCTCGGCCGCTACCAGCGCACCGGCACACCCGGACCCCATGTGCTGAAGGTACTGGAGAGCGGCCCCTCGACGTGGTTCGCGACGGTGGCCGGGGACGGGGGCGGGGCGCCCGCCGCGATCGGCCGGTGCGTGGTCGACGGCCGCTGGGCGGGGTTCATGGCGGTCGAGGTGGACCCGGCGCACCGGCGCCGGGGGCTCGCGACGGCCGTGATGACCGCGCTGGCCCGCCAGGCCCTCTCCGAGGGGGCGTCGGCGGCGTGGCTCCAGGTCGAGGCGGAGAATGAAGGGGCCCGAGCCCTCTACGACGCCCAGGGCTTCGCCACCCACCACACCTACCACCACTTCCGGCACAAGCCCTAG
- the fdxA gene encoding ferredoxin: MTYVIAEPCVDLKDKACIEECPVDCIYEGKRSLYIHPDECVDCGACEPVCPVEAIFYEDDTPEEWKDYYKANVEFFDELGSPGGASKLGLIERDHPFITALPADINADSEH, from the coding sequence GTGACCTACGTCATTGCGGAGCCTTGTGTCGACCTTAAGGACAAGGCATGCATCGAAGAGTGCCCGGTCGACTGCATCTATGAGGGCAAGCGGTCCCTCTACATCCACCCGGACGAGTGCGTCGACTGTGGTGCCTGTGAGCCGGTCTGCCCGGTCGAGGCCATCTTCTACGAGGACGACACCCCGGAGGAGTGGAAGGACTACTACAAGGCGAACGTCGAGTTCTTCGACGAGCTCGGTTCGCCCGGTGGTGCCTCCAAGCTCGGCCTGATCGAGCGCGACCACCCCTTCATCACCGCGCTGCCCGCCGATATCAACGCCGACAGCGAGCACTGA
- a CDS encoding DivIVA domain-containing protein, producing the protein MFWFLLIAMVVVVAAVTLAVVGGGDGAVLPETGPERLSDPLPAGRPVERADIDALRLPVAARGYRMADVDDVLSRLAAELAERDARITDLREALSAAHAPRDEEPRK; encoded by the coding sequence GTGTTCTGGTTCTTGCTGATCGCCATGGTCGTGGTGGTCGCCGCGGTCACGCTGGCCGTGGTGGGCGGCGGCGACGGTGCCGTATTGCCCGAGACGGGCCCCGAGCGGCTCTCCGACCCGCTGCCCGCGGGCCGCCCCGTCGAGCGCGCGGACATCGACGCGCTGCGGCTTCCGGTGGCCGCGCGCGGCTACCGGATGGCCGACGTCGACGACGTGCTGAGCCGCCTCGCCGCGGAGCTCGCCGAGCGCGACGCCCGGATCACCGATCTGCGGGAGGCGCTCAGCGCCGCCCACGCCCCCCGCGACGAGGAGCCCCGCAAGTGA
- a CDS encoding TIGR00730 family Rossman fold protein produces MANPEGEFPGEQRLEQRLGPVLRRRDQVQAGTTDQRLLDTEGDSEWVHTDPWRVMRIQSEFVEGFGALAELPSAISVFGSARTPVGSPEYEAGVAIGRALVEAGFAVITGGGPGAMEAANRGAREARGVSVGLGIELPFEQGLNPHVDIGVNFRYFFVRKTMFVKYAQGFVVLPGGLGTLDELFEALTLVQTGKVTRFPIVLFGSRYWAGLVDWLRDTVVGGGKASAHDLLLFHVTDSVEEAVAMVTKEVGR; encoded by the coding sequence ATGGCCAACCCCGAGGGAGAGTTTCCGGGCGAGCAGCGGCTGGAGCAGCGGCTCGGGCCGGTGCTGCGCCGCCGCGACCAGGTCCAGGCCGGGACCACCGACCAGCGGCTCCTCGACACCGAGGGCGACTCGGAGTGGGTGCACACCGACCCCTGGCGGGTCATGCGCATCCAGTCCGAGTTCGTGGAGGGCTTCGGCGCGCTCGCCGAACTGCCCAGCGCCATCAGCGTCTTCGGCTCGGCCCGCACACCGGTGGGCTCACCGGAGTACGAGGCGGGCGTGGCCATCGGCCGCGCGCTGGTCGAGGCGGGCTTCGCGGTGATCACCGGCGGCGGCCCGGGTGCGATGGAGGCGGCCAACCGGGGCGCGCGCGAGGCGCGGGGCGTCTCGGTCGGCCTCGGCATCGAGCTCCCCTTCGAGCAGGGGCTCAACCCGCACGTCGACATCGGCGTCAACTTCCGCTACTTCTTCGTCCGCAAGACCATGTTCGTGAAGTACGCGCAGGGCTTCGTCGTCCTGCCCGGCGGCCTCGGCACGCTGGACGAGCTCTTCGAGGCGCTCACCCTCGTCCAGACCGGCAAGGTGACCCGCTTCCCGATCGTCCTGTTCGGCTCGCGGTACTGGGCGGGCCTGGTCGACTGGCTCCGCGACACAGTGGTAGGCGGCGGCAAGGCCTCCGCGCACGACCTGCTCCTCTTCCACGTCACGGACAGCGTGGAGGAGGCGGTGGCGATGGTGACGAAGGAAGTGGGGCGGTAG
- a CDS encoding transglutaminase-like domain-containing protein has translation MDPESPGAEDWRRQFTEEARSERPDLATLCLLIGAVADPGLGQRGLDDAQMELDRLAGLLPYGVSGARPWAAALAGLLGGGCEFRGTPVEYQRLESSLLPEVLRRRRGLPILLSVVWMEVARRAGAPVYGVALPGHFVVGFGRPEERVLADPFDGGRPLTGADAELLVAGATGAPLDPSMLTPADPLAIVLRILNNIRAWAAARPEQSAVALWALDLSLLLPTHPARLRYDRAQLLVQRGDFLAGAAELDLYADVLEPVEPRTAETIRGRARAARAMLN, from the coding sequence ATGGACCCCGAAAGCCCCGGCGCCGAGGACTGGCGGCGGCAGTTCACCGAGGAGGCCCGGTCCGAGCGGCCGGACCTCGCGACGCTGTGCCTGCTGATCGGTGCGGTGGCCGACCCCGGGCTCGGGCAGCGGGGCCTCGACGACGCCCAGATGGAGCTGGACCGTCTCGCCGGTCTGCTCCCGTACGGCGTCTCCGGGGCCCGCCCCTGGGCGGCGGCCCTGGCCGGACTGCTCGGCGGCGGCTGCGAGTTCCGGGGCACCCCGGTCGAGTACCAGCGCCTGGAGTCCTCACTCCTGCCGGAGGTCCTGCGCCGCCGCCGGGGCCTGCCGATCCTGCTCTCGGTGGTCTGGATGGAGGTGGCCCGCAGGGCCGGGGCTCCGGTGTACGGGGTGGCCCTGCCCGGACACTTCGTGGTGGGCTTCGGCCGCCCGGAGGAGCGGGTGCTCGCGGATCCGTTCGACGGGGGCCGGCCGCTGACGGGCGCGGACGCGGAGCTCCTGGTGGCCGGGGCCACCGGCGCCCCGCTCGACCCGTCGATGCTCACCCCGGCCGACCCGCTGGCGATCGTGCTGCGCATCCTCAACAACATCCGCGCCTGGGCGGCGGCCCGCCCGGAGCAGAGCGCGGTCGCCCTGTGGGCCCTGGACCTCTCCCTGCTCCTGCCCACCCACCCGGCCCGGCTGCGCTACGACCGCGCCCAACTCCTGGTCCAGCGCGGCGACTTCCTCGCGGGCGCGGCGGAACTCGACCTGTACGCGGACGTCCTGGAGCCGGTGGAACCCCGCACGGCGGAGACGATCCGGGGGCGGGCGCGGGCGGCCCGGGCGATGCTGAACTGA
- the folP gene encoding dihydropteroate synthase, with the protein MLRLGRREFDAHEPVIMAIVNRTPDSFYDQGATFRDEPALARVEQAVSEGAAIIDIGGVKAGPGEEVTAEEEARRTVGFVAEVRRRHPDVVISVDTWRHDVGEAVCEAGADVLNDAWGGVDPKLAEVAARYGAGLVCTHAGGVEPRTRPHRIAYEDVMEDILRVTVGLAERAAALGVRRDGIMIDPGHDFGKNTRHSLEATRRLGEMTATGWPVLVSLSNKDFVGETLDRPVKERVIGTLATTAVSAWLGARVYRVHEVAETRQVLDMVASIAGHRPPAVARRGLA; encoded by the coding sequence ATGCTGCGGCTGGGAAGGCGCGAGTTCGACGCGCACGAGCCGGTGATCATGGCGATCGTCAACCGGACCCCGGACTCCTTCTACGACCAGGGTGCGACGTTCCGGGACGAGCCCGCGCTGGCCCGCGTGGAGCAGGCGGTGTCAGAGGGGGCTGCCATCATCGACATCGGCGGGGTCAAGGCGGGCCCCGGCGAGGAGGTGACGGCCGAGGAGGAGGCGCGGCGCACGGTCGGCTTCGTGGCCGAGGTGCGGCGGCGGCATCCGGACGTGGTGATCAGCGTCGACACCTGGCGCCATGACGTCGGGGAGGCGGTCTGCGAGGCGGGCGCGGACGTGCTCAACGACGCGTGGGGCGGGGTCGACCCGAAGCTGGCGGAGGTCGCGGCGCGGTACGGGGCGGGGCTGGTGTGTACGCACGCGGGCGGCGTGGAACCGCGCACCCGGCCGCACCGGATCGCGTACGAGGACGTGATGGAGGACATCCTCCGGGTCACGGTGGGGCTCGCCGAGCGGGCGGCCGCGCTCGGGGTGCGGCGGGACGGGATCATGATCGATCCCGGTCATGACTTCGGCAAGAACACCCGCCACAGCCTGGAGGCGACCCGGCGGCTCGGCGAGATGACGGCGACGGGGTGGCCGGTCCTGGTCTCCCTGTCCAACAAGGACTTCGTCGGGGAGACGCTGGACCGGCCGGTCAAGGAGCGGGTGATCGGGACGCTGGCGACGACGGCGGTGTCGGCGTGGCTGGGGGCGCGGGTGTACCGGGTGCACGAAGTCGCCGAGACCCGTCAGGTGCTGGACATGGTGGCGTCCATCGCGGGCCACCGTCCGCCTGCCGTTGCCCGGCGCGGGCTGGCGTAA
- a CDS encoding DNA-3-methyladenine glycosylase I, protein MSTAIPGPDGRLRCPWGLSTADYVAYHDTEWGRPVHGDDALYERLCLEAFQSGLSWITILRRREGFRRAFADFRIAKVAAFTDEDAARLLTDESIIRNRAKIEATLSNARVLADWAPGELDELIWSYAPDPASRPAPRTLADVPPVTDESTALSKALKKRGLRFIGPTTAYALMQACGLVDDHLTDCVARGGSTP, encoded by the coding sequence GTGAGCACCGCCATCCCCGGCCCGGACGGCCGGCTGCGCTGCCCGTGGGGGCTGTCCACCGCGGACTACGTGGCGTACCACGACACCGAGTGGGGCCGCCCGGTCCACGGCGACGACGCCCTCTACGAACGGCTGTGCCTGGAGGCCTTCCAGTCGGGCCTCTCCTGGATCACCATCCTGCGCCGCCGGGAGGGGTTCCGCCGCGCCTTCGCGGACTTCCGGATCGCCAAGGTGGCCGCCTTCACCGACGAGGACGCGGCGCGGCTGCTGACCGACGAATCGATCATCCGCAACCGCGCCAAGATCGAGGCGACCCTCTCCAACGCGCGCGTACTGGCCGACTGGGCCCCCGGCGAGCTGGACGAGCTGATCTGGTCGTACGCCCCGGACCCCGCCTCCCGCCCGGCCCCCCGCACGCTGGCGGACGTCCCCCCGGTCACCGACGAGTCGACGGCGCTCTCCAAGGCCCTCAAGAAGCGCGGCCTCCGCTTCATCGGCCCCACGACCGCGTACGCGCTGATGCAGGCGTGCGGTCTGGTGGACGACCACTTGACCGACTGTGTGGCCCGGGGCGGCAGTACCCCTTAA
- a CDS encoding ATP-binding protein — translation MSLPLTRRIARAALLIAAGAVPVVGAAGAASAASLPETPNLGGLTALDGANLGNTVDGAAQKATGLAGDAGSKAVKQAVPAAGKAVGKAGKTATPAAQKTAGDAAGNAGDLLGSTAKSTSLDGLPVGGQLPTGGLPSTDQLPLKGLPVG, via the coding sequence ATGTCCCTCCCCCTGACCCGTCGGATCGCCCGTGCCGCGCTGCTCATCGCGGCGGGTGCAGTTCCCGTGGTCGGCGCGGCCGGCGCGGCGAGCGCCGCGTCCCTTCCGGAGACCCCGAACCTGGGCGGCCTGACCGCACTCGACGGCGCGAACCTCGGCAACACCGTCGACGGCGCCGCGCAGAAGGCCACCGGTCTGGCGGGCGACGCCGGCAGCAAGGCGGTCAAGCAGGCGGTCCCGGCCGCGGGCAAGGCCGTCGGCAAGGCGGGCAAGACGGCGACCCCGGCGGCCCAGAAGACGGCGGGCGACGCCGCGGGCAACGCGGGCGACCTGCTCGGCTCCACCGCCAAGTCGACCAGCCTGGACGGCCTTCCGGTCGGCGGCCAGCTGCCCACCGGCGGTCTGCCCTCCACCGACCAGCTGCCGCTCAAGGGCCTGCCCGTCGGCTGA
- the sigE gene encoding RNA polymerase sigma factor SigE: MVGAPLDTTRADRGGAAAPVDRGGVLRRFLRSAGEPKSVTYTADRSNAADSAATATFADADSPAWTPPTWEEIVSTHSGRVYRLAYRLTGNQHDAEDLTQEVFVRVFRSLSTYTPGTFEGWLHRITTNLFLDMVRRRQRIRFDALGDDAAERLPSRDPSPQQVFNDAHFDADVQQALDTLAPEFRAAVVLCDIEGLSYEEIAATLGVKLGTVRSRIHRGRSHLRKALQHRSPEARAEQQRALAGVAHGAPGAVGEGTA; encoded by the coding sequence ATGGTAGGGGCTCCGCTGGACACCACCAGAGCCGACAGGGGAGGTGCGGCTGCGCCTGTGGATCGGGGAGGAGTGCTCCGGCGCTTTCTCAGGTCGGCGGGTGAGCCGAAATCCGTGACCTACACCGCTGACCGTTCCAACGCCGCAGACTCCGCAGCCACCGCGACCTTCGCCGACGCGGATTCCCCGGCGTGGACCCCTCCCACCTGGGAGGAGATCGTCAGCACGCACAGCGGCCGCGTCTACCGCCTCGCCTACCGCCTGACGGGCAACCAGCACGACGCCGAGGACCTCACCCAAGAAGTCTTCGTCCGCGTCTTCCGCTCGCTGTCGACCTACACACCGGGCACGTTCGAGGGCTGGCTGCACCGGATCACCACCAACCTCTTCCTGGACATGGTCCGCCGCCGCCAGCGCATCCGCTTCGACGCCCTGGGCGACGACGCGGCCGAGCGCCTCCCCAGCCGCGACCCGTCCCCCCAGCAGGTCTTCAACGACGCGCACTTCGACGCCGACGTCCAGCAGGCGCTGGACACGCTCGCGCCCGAGTTCCGCGCCGCCGTCGTGCTCTGCGACATCGAGGGACTGTCGTACGAGGAGATCGCCGCCACCCTCGGCGTGAAGCTCGGCACCGTGCGCAGCCGGATCCACCGCGGCCGCTCGCATCTGCGCAAGGCCCTCCAGCACCGCTCGCCCGAAGCTCGCGCCGAGCAGCAGCGTGCCCTCGCGGGGGTGGCGCACGGCGCCCCGGGGGCGGTCGGAGAGGGGACCGCGTGA
- a CDS encoding bifunctional succinyldiaminopimelate transaminase/glutamate-prephenate aminotransferase has protein sequence MGAVSARLPVFPWDKLEPYKATAAGHPDGIVDLSVGTPVDPVPALIQKALIEAADSPGYPTVWGTTELRDALTGWVGRRLGAVGVGHRNVLPVVGSKELVAWLPTQLGLGAGDKVAYPRLAYPTYEVGARLCGATPVVYDDPTELDPAGLKLLWLNSPSNPTGRVLAKDELVRIVAWAREHGVLVFSDECYLELGWEAEPVSVLHPDVCGGTYEGIVAVHSLSKRSNLAGYRAAFLAGDEAVLGELLQIRKHGGMMTAAPVQAATVAALGDDVHVQEQRARYAARRAALRDALVKHGFRIEHSEASLYLWATRDEGCWETVEYLAGLGILVAPGDFYGEAGERFVRVAFTATDERVEAAVKRLG, from the coding sequence GTGGGCGCAGTCTCCGCACGCCTGCCCGTCTTCCCCTGGGACAAGCTGGAGCCGTACAAGGCGACGGCCGCCGGCCACCCGGACGGGATCGTGGACCTGTCCGTCGGCACCCCGGTCGACCCGGTCCCGGCGCTGATCCAGAAAGCGCTGATCGAGGCCGCGGACTCGCCGGGCTATCCGACGGTGTGGGGGACCACGGAGCTGCGCGACGCGCTCACCGGATGGGTCGGGCGCCGGCTCGGCGCGGTCGGCGTCGGCCACCGCAACGTGCTGCCGGTGGTCGGGTCCAAGGAGCTGGTGGCCTGGCTGCCGACCCAGCTGGGCCTCGGCGCGGGCGACAAGGTCGCCTACCCCCGGCTCGCGTACCCGACGTACGAGGTGGGCGCCCGGCTCTGCGGCGCGACGCCCGTCGTCTACGACGACCCTACCGAGCTCGACCCTGCCGGGCTGAAGCTCCTCTGGCTGAACTCGCCGTCCAACCCGACCGGCCGGGTCCTCGCCAAGGACGAGCTGGTCCGGATCGTCGCCTGGGCGCGCGAGCACGGCGTCCTCGTCTTCTCCGACGAGTGCTACCTGGAGCTGGGCTGGGAGGCCGAGCCGGTCTCGGTGCTGCACCCGGACGTCTGCGGCGGTACGTACGAGGGCATCGTCGCCGTCCACTCGCTCTCCAAGCGGTCCAACCTCGCGGGCTACCGCGCGGCCTTCCTCGCGGGCGACGAGGCCGTGCTCGGCGAGCTGCTCCAGATCCGCAAGCACGGCGGGATGATGACGGCCGCGCCCGTCCAGGCGGCCACGGTGGCGGCGCTCGGCGACGACGTGCACGTCCAGGAGCAGCGGGCGCGTTACGCGGCCCGCCGCGCCGCCCTGCGCGACGCGCTGGTCAAGCACGGCTTCCGGATCGAGCACAGCGAGGCCAGCCTCTACCTGTGGGCGACCCGCGACGAGGGCTGCTGGGAGACCGTGGAGTACCTCGCCGGTCTCGGCATCCTCGTGGCGCCCGGCGACTTCTACGGCGAGGCGGGCGAGCGGTTCGTGCGGGTGGCCTTCACGGCGACGGACGAGCGCGTCGAGGCGGCCGTCAAGCGGCTGGGCTAG
- a CDS encoding enoyl-CoA hydratase/isomerase family protein, translating to MADTVLYEVTDGLATITINRPDAMNAMNTEAKVALRDAALAAAADAAVRAVLLTATGRAFCVGQDLKEHVSLLAADREAGTGSTMSTVREHYNPIVKALTEMPKPVVAGVNGVAAGAGFGFALAADYRVVADTAAFNTSFAGVALTADSGVSWTLPRLIGHSRAADLLLFPRSISAQEAYELGIVNKLVPAAELAAEAAAVARALADGPTLAYAALKESLAYGAGHTLTEALEKEDELQTLAGASEDHGIAVAAFLAKEKPKYVGR from the coding sequence ATGGCCGACACCGTGCTCTACGAGGTGACCGACGGGCTCGCGACGATCACGATCAACCGTCCCGACGCCATGAACGCCATGAACACCGAGGCCAAGGTCGCCCTGCGGGACGCGGCGCTGGCCGCCGCCGCGGACGCCGCGGTACGGGCGGTCCTGCTCACGGCGACGGGCCGGGCGTTCTGCGTGGGCCAGGACCTCAAGGAGCACGTGAGCCTGCTCGCGGCGGACCGCGAGGCGGGCACCGGCTCCACGATGAGCACGGTCCGCGAGCACTACAACCCGATCGTGAAGGCCCTCACCGAGATGCCCAAGCCGGTCGTGGCCGGGGTGAACGGGGTCGCGGCGGGCGCGGGCTTCGGCTTCGCGCTGGCGGCCGACTACCGCGTGGTGGCGGACACGGCAGCCTTCAACACCTCGTTCGCGGGGGTCGCGCTGACCGCCGACTCGGGCGTCTCCTGGACGCTCCCCCGCCTGATCGGCCACTCGCGCGCCGCCGATCTGCTGCTCTTCCCGCGCTCGATCTCCGCGCAGGAGGCGTACGAGCTCGGCATCGTCAACAAGCTGGTCCCGGCGGCCGAGCTGGCGGCCGAGGCGGCGGCCGTGGCCCGAGCGCTGGCCGACGGCCCCACGCTCGCGTACGCGGCGCTCAAGGAGTCCCTGGCGTACGGGGCCGGGCACACGCTCACCGAGGCGCTGGAGAAGGAGGACGAGCTCCAGACCCTGGCGGGGGCGTCCGAGGACCACGGGATCGCGGTGGCGGCGTTCCTGGCCAAGGAGAAGCCGAAATATGTGGGCCGCTGA
- a CDS encoding response regulator — protein MIRLLLAEDQSMVREALAALLGLEPDFEVVAQVARGDEVLGAARAHEVDVALLDIEMPGMTGIEAAAELHKELPALKIVILTTFGRPGYLRSAMEAGADAFLVKDAPAAQLAAAVRKVLAGERVIDPTLAAAALAEGANPLTDRERDVLRAAANGATNAELARALCLSQGTVRNYLSMAIQKLAARNRAEAVGIAREKGWL, from the coding sequence ATGATCCGCCTACTCCTGGCCGAAGACCAGTCCATGGTCCGCGAAGCACTCGCAGCCCTGCTCGGCCTGGAGCCGGACTTCGAAGTGGTCGCCCAAGTGGCCAGGGGCGACGAGGTGTTGGGCGCGGCGCGGGCCCATGAGGTCGACGTGGCGCTCCTGGACATCGAGATGCCCGGCATGACCGGCATCGAGGCGGCGGCCGAACTCCACAAAGAGCTCCCCGCCCTCAAAATCGTGATCCTCACGACGTTCGGCCGCCCCGGCTATCTGCGCAGTGCGATGGAGGCGGGCGCCGACGCCTTCCTGGTGAAGGACGCCCCCGCCGCCCAGCTCGCGGCCGCGGTGCGCAAGGTGCTCGCGGGGGAGCGGGTGATCGACCCGACGCTGGCCGCGGCCGCGCTCGCGGAGGGCGCCAACCCGCTGACCGACCGCGAGCGAGACGTCCTGCGCGCGGCGGCGAACGGCGCCACCAACGCGGAACTCGCCCGCGCCCTCTGCCTCTCCCAGGGCACGGTCCGCAACTACCTCTCCATGGCCATCCAGAAACTGGCGGCCCGCAACAGGGCGGAGGCGGTGGGGATCGCACGGGAGAAGGGCTGGCTGTAG
- the dapE gene encoding succinyl-diaminopimelate desuccinylase, which yields MADSALDLTLDGPALTAWLVDFPSESGTEKPLADAIEAALRTLPHLTVDRHGNNVVARTALGRAERVILAGHIDTVPIADNVPSRLDENGILWGCGTSDMKSGVALQLRIAATVPEPNRDLTFVFYDNEEVAAHLNGLGHVADAHPDWIEGDFAVLLEPSDAQVEGGCQGTLRVILHTAGERAHSARSWMGSNAIHTAAPILARLAAYEPRRPVIDGLEYHEGLNAVRIEGGVANNVIPDACAVTVNYRYAPDRTAEEALAHVREVFADCEIAEFTVDDHSGAALPGLSHPAAAAFMAAVGGTPQPKFGWTDVSRFGALGVPAVNYGPGDALYAHKRDEHVAVDRITHCERRLHAWLTT from the coding sequence ATGGCAGACAGCGCACTCGACCTGACCCTGGACGGCCCCGCGCTCACCGCGTGGCTCGTCGACTTCCCGTCGGAGAGCGGAACGGAGAAGCCGCTCGCGGACGCGATCGAGGCGGCGCTGCGGACGCTGCCGCACCTGACCGTGGACCGCCACGGCAACAACGTCGTCGCGCGCACCGCCCTGGGCCGGGCCGAGCGGGTCATCCTCGCCGGGCACATCGACACCGTCCCGATCGCCGACAACGTGCCGTCCCGCCTCGACGAGAACGGCATCCTGTGGGGCTGCGGCACCTCGGACATGAAGTCCGGCGTGGCTCTCCAGCTGCGGATCGCCGCGACCGTCCCCGAGCCCAACCGCGACCTCACCTTCGTCTTCTACGACAACGAAGAGGTCGCCGCACACCTCAACGGTCTCGGCCATGTGGCCGACGCACACCCCGACTGGATCGAGGGCGACTTCGCGGTCCTCCTGGAGCCCTCCGACGCCCAGGTCGAGGGCGGCTGCCAGGGCACCCTGCGGGTCATCCTGCACACGGCGGGGGAGCGGGCCCACTCCGCGCGCAGCTGGATGGGGTCCAACGCCATCCACACGGCCGCCCCGATCCTGGCCAGGCTCGCCGCGTACGAGCCGCGCCGGCCGGTGATCGACGGCCTGGAGTACCACGAGGGCCTGAACGCGGTACGGATCGAGGGCGGCGTCGCCAACAACGTCATCCCCGACGCCTGCGCGGTCACCGTCAACTACCGCTACGCCCCGGACCGCACCGCCGAGGAGGCCCTGGCCCACGTCCGCGAGGTCTTCGCGGACTGCGAGATCGCGGAGTTCACCGTCGACGACCACTCGGGCGCGGCCCTGCCGGGGCTCTCGCACCCGGCCGCCGCGGCCTTCATGGCGGCGGTCGGCGGCACCCCGCAGCCCAAGTTCGGCTGGACCGACGTCTCCCGCTTCGGCGCGCTCGGCGTCCCCGCCGTCAACTACGGACCCGGCGACGCCCTGTACGCGCACAAGCGGGACGAGCACGTCGCCGTCGACCGGATCACCCACTGCGAACGGCGACTTCACGCCTGGCTGACCACCTGA